The genomic segment CATGGTGTTCACGAGTCCAATCCGCTTCGATAGCCGGGCGGCAACAGGAAACGAAAACGCCGACAGAACACCCGTCCAGAAGAAAAACACTCCAGCCTCGGACAGCGAAAGATCGAATCGTTCGAACAGCCACAGCGCGAGCAAGGACTGCACAACGAAACCTCCAGCGAAGGCATCGAGACTGAAGAGGGCTGCGAGCTTCATGACGATGGCGCGCGAAGGCCCGAGTGCGGCCGGCTTGTGGTCTTCGTGCGTCACCGGGCGAGGCGGTATGCGGGCATAAAGAAGGCCCCCGAGAATGCCAACGAGCGCATAGAGAACGAACATCAGCCTGATCGAACTCAGTTGCGTCATCCCGAGCCGGGTCATGACGTCAGGCAGCGCTGCGGCAAGCGCGCCGCCGGCGCTTGCAAGCGCCCCGACGAGGCTGTAGCGCGCGAACATCCTCGTTCGGTCGACGCTGGTCACCTCCCCGGCAAGGACCGCATGTTCAAGCGGCACGAAGATGCTCACGCTGCCTGCCGACGGGTTGATCGTGCCGGCAAACGCGATGGCGAGCAGCAGCGCATAATCGTCGATCATGGGCATGGCGACACCGGTGGCGACCATCAGGCCGGCGGCTGCCAAAAGCAGGCGGCGGAGATCATGATGCGCGCCGAGAAATCCGATGATGATCGTCAAAAGAGCGGATCCGAAGAGGGATGTCGTCGCAATGACACCGACCTGCAGGGGCGAAAATCCAAGAGCAAGGAGATAGACCGGCAACAGGATGGCCACGAAGCCGTCGCCGAAGTCGCGCAAGGAGCGCGCCGCAAAAAGCCAAGTCGCCGGCTGAACGCTTCGCGCCTGTCCCATTGTCCTCGATCTCATCCTGCTTTTCGAAAATCAATTCCGATTTTCGGGCCGATGCGCCAGGCCCACCCTACGTTTTAACCGTGCGTGGGCGCCAGCCGAGAACCGTTATTTCCGCTGCGACGCTGCGAAGGCGCGGCCAATGCCGAAGGACGGCAGTTGCAGCGGGGTGTGGGACTCGCGGAAAACCAGTCCGACCAGGTTATCGACGGCGAGGATGAAGCCGAGCGCCAGACCTAGATAAAGCAGAGCGGCGATGAGCACGAGCGATATTTCCATGGCTCACACGATCACGTTGGAAGCGTGACTTCGGGCGGCAAGAGGTGTGACGAAGAGCATTTGGATAGGATCGTTCATGGCTGCCTCCTCTTTCGCCACAAACAGTCTTTGTATGGTCTTGTTCCCCGCTTTGCGCCGAAGCCTCAAATTTTTTGGAAGCTTCAAAGCTTGCAGCGTCATCCGGTCTTTGTTCACCCCCGCGCGGCAAGCCCGCTTGCAATCTCTCTTAAAACCCAACTAATGCAGGGATATGACAAAGCACAGCCGAAGGGCGTCGCAACGACGCCCTTTTTTGAATGTGATCGGTATTCCAGCAGTCAGGATGCCGTCTTGCGGCTTGCCGTCCGCTTGGGCGCCGGAGTGACAACGCCGTTCGTCTTGGCGCCTGGGGCGGCCTTGGTGGTCGTTGCGGCGCGCTTGGCCCGGGGTTTGGCCTCTTTGCCGTTGGAAGAGGAGCCTTCGAGCGCGTCGC from the Rhizobium sp. NXC14 genome contains:
- a CDS encoding DUF2934 domain-containing protein translates to MAETREEWIKKRAYALWEEEGYPTGRDSIHWEQARHERDALEGSSSNGKEAKPRAKRAATTTKAAPGAKTNGVVTPAPKRTASRKTAS
- a CDS encoding MFS transporter; protein product: MGQARSVQPATWLFAARSLRDFGDGFVAILLPVYLLALGFSPLQVGVIATTSLFGSALLTIIIGFLGAHHDLRRLLLAAAGLMVATGVAMPMIDDYALLLAIAFAGTINPSAGSVSIFVPLEHAVLAGEVTSVDRTRMFARYSLVGALASAGGALAAALPDVMTRLGMTQLSSIRLMFVLYALVGILGGLLYARIPPRPVTHEDHKPAALGPSRAIVMKLAALFSLDAFAGGFVVQSLLALWLFERFDLSLSEAGVFFFWTGVLSAFSFPVAARLSKRIGLVNTMVFTHIPSSVALALAAFAPTLPLVLALLLVRAALSQMDVPTRSSYVMAVVTEAERAAAASFTSVPRSLASAASPALAGALFAASYHAWPLVICAGLKIIYDLLLLLQFRHLKPPEES